The Gemmatimonadota bacterium genome includes the window TGCCCCTCCGCGTAGTTCTCGGGCATGAGAATGCGCCGCAGGTCGGGATGCCCGCGGAAATGGACGCCGAACATGTCGTAGACCTCGCGCTCGAGCCAGTCCGCAGCCCGCCAGAGCGGGACGGCCGAGTCGACCTCGAGCGCCGCCAGCGGCAGCTCCACCTTGACGCGGAGCTGGCGCCGACGCGGCATCGACCAGAGCTGGTAGACGATCTGGACGGGGCGGCCGCCGCCGTAGTCCACGGCAGTCAGGTCAGCCAGGAAATCGTAGTGCTGGGACGGCTCGTTCTTCAGCCAGCCCAGGATCTCGAGGCTCCGCTCCGGCGGAACGAAGACTACCTG containing:
- a CDS encoding NADH-quinone oxidoreductase subunit C encodes the protein MKEKELGEGLAGLEAGPSPSEADVGAPLPPQPGAQEHPSLAALLSRFGPAVLRHEVVAGDEQVVFVPPERSLEILGWLKNEPSQHYDFLADLTAVDYGGGRPVQIVYQLWSMPRRRQLRVKVELPLAALEVDSAVPLWRAADWLEREVYDMFGVHFRGHPDLRRILMPENYAEGHPLRKDFPLRGRFSRAEQTRQALALEAEDYYIPQELEIA